The sequence GAGGCCGGTGACGAGGAGATCTTCATCGAGGACAGCATGATCGAGGGCGAGTTCCTCGACGACGAGGTCGCCGAACCGGCCGATGAAGCAGACGAGGCTGACGTCGTCGAGGCCACTGCGGATTCCGACGAGACGGATGACGAAGCGGACGAGAAAGTGTCTGAAGAGCCCGCTGCGGACTCCGACGCCATGGCTGACGAGACCGACGCCGAAGAGCCCACGGTCGAGGACGAGGTCCGCGAGCTCCTGGGTGAGGACGAGACCGACGACGCGGACCCGGAGGCGTAGTGGCGCTGTTCTCACGCAAGCGCGCTCTGCGCACCCCCGTCGACGGGGTCGACACGATCCTCGCTGATCTCGACGGCGTGGTGTACGCAGGCCCCGGCGCATTGCCGCATGCGGTCGACAGTCTCAATGAGGCCGCGAAGTCGGCGCGACTCGGTTACATCACCAACAACGCGGCCCGCACTGACGCATCCGTCGCGGAGCACCTCAGCAGCCTGGGGCTCCGCGTCGATGCGGCCGATGTGGTCACGAGCCCGCAGGCGGCGATGCGGCTGATGGCGAAGATGGTGCCCGCGCCGGCGACGATCCTCGTCGTCGGCGGCGACGGCCTCGTCGACGAGGTGCAGAAGGCCGGCTACACGGTCACGCGCAGCGCCGAGGATTCGCCGAGCGCCGTCGTCCAGGGGTTCGCCCCGGAGGTGGCGTGGACCGATCTCGCCGAAGCCGCATTCGCCCTCAAACTTCCCGAAGACGAGGGTGGGATCCCATGGATCGCCACGAACACGGATTGGACGATCCCGCGTGAGCGCGGTGTCGCACCGGGTAACGGCACTCTCGTATCCGCGGTGCACACGGCCATCGGTCGGCTGGCTACCGTCGCCGGCAAGCCGGAGGCCCCCATCTTCGAAGAGGCGCTCGCCCGGTTCGGCGCACAGAAGGCGCTGTTCATCGGCGACCGGCTCGACACGGACATCATGGGTGCGAGCCGGGTCGGGATCGACTCAGTGCTCGTCCTCACCGGAATCGACCGACCCAAGCATGTGCTGGCGGCGCCCGAGGGATCGCGCCCGACGTACATCCTCGGCGACCTGCGCGAGCTGCATGTGCCGTACCCGGAGGTCACGGAACGCGATGGCGTGTTCGACGTGAACGGCGCAGCCGTGCGGGTCGTGGGGGCGGACGTCGAGATCGTGACGGAGTCCGGATCTCAGATCGACCTGCTGCGCGCCGGCGCGGCCGCGATCTGGGCATCGGGGACACCCGTGTTCGTGCTGCGCGTTCCCGAGCGTCTCTACGACGACCCCTTCCATCGCCCCTGAGGCAGCTCGCGTCGCTCCGGCCGCCGTCGGAGGCGCCGCGTACAGTGGAACCGTGAGCGAAGAGACGACGAGTGCGCCGACCGACGGCCTGTGGAGCCGTCTGCGTCTGATCGAGGGGCAGCCCCTTCCGGCGCGAGCCGATGCGTACGCGAGCCTGCACGACGAGCTCTCCCGACGCCTCGAGAGCGGCGCGAAGCTCGATCAACGGGAGACTCCGGGATCCCGATGACGCGACTCGATGCCGCCCTCGCCGCCCGAGGACTCGCCCGTTCGCGCAGCCACGCCGCCACGCTCATCGCCGAAGGGCTCGTGAGCATCGATGGCCGCCAGGCGGTGAAGGCTTCGACCGCCGTCGACGATGAGGCGCAGATCACGATCGCGGGTGCCGACCACTATGTCGGCCGCGCGGCCCACAAGCTCATCGCCGGGCTCGACGGATTCGCGATCCCCGTCGAGGGGCGGCTCGCACTGGACATGGGGGCCTCCACGGGAGGTTTCACGCAGGTGCTCCGCGAGCGCGGCGCACGAAAGGTCCTGGCGGTCGACGTCGGGCACGGACAGCTCGCCGCGTCGATCGCGGCCGACCCCGGCGTCGTCGCCGTCGAGGGCTACAACGTGCGGCACATGACGCGTGAGAACCTCGCGGAGGCGACCGGCGAGAGCGACGCGCCCGACCTCATCGTCGGGGACCTGTCGTTCATCTCGCTAGAGCTCGTTCTGCCCGCAGTGGCGGTCATCGCCGAGCCGGGATCCGACGTCCTGCTGCTCGTGAAGCCGCAGTTCGAGGTCGGGCGAACCGCGGTGCGCGGCGGTCTGGTGACCGACCCCGCCACGCGTGCGGACGCCGTCGCCCGCACGGTGTGGACCGCCTGGGATCTCGGGTTCGGGATGCTCGGCATCCTGCCCTCCCCGATCCTCGGAACGCACGGGAATGCCGAGTATCTGGTGCACCTCGCGCCGGGTCGGGGCAGCAATCCGACAGAATGGTTGGACACCATCAACCGACTGGCAGGAGGACGATGAACGAGCGCAGCATCCTGGTCGTCGCCCACGCCGGCCGAGTGGACACGGTCGACGCGGCCCGTCGGGTGATCGGGGCGCTTCGCGAGGCCGGAGCCCGGCCGGTGCTGGCCGCCGACGACCATGAGGCCCTCGTCGCCGTGGACGAGTTCTTCGCCGACACCGAGGTGCTCGGCGCATCCGTCGATCCGGCCGACCTCGAACTGGCGATCGTGCTGGGCGGCGACGGGACCATCCTTCGTGCGGCCGAGCTCGTCCGTGACAGCGGCGCACCCGTGCTGGGCATCAACATGGGCCACGTCGGCTTCCTCGCCGAGATCGACCGCGACGACATGGACAAGGCCGTCCGCCGCGTGATCGATCGTGACTACGAGGTCGAGGAACGACTCGCGCTTTCCGTGCGGGTGAAGGATGCCGCAGGGGCGGTCGTGTACGAGACCTGGGCCCTCAACGAGGCCACGGTCGAGAAGGCGAGCCGGGAGCGGATGATCGAAGTCGTCCTGGAGATCGACGGTCGCCCGCTGTCGAGTTTCGGCTGCGACGGCATGGTCATCTCCACTCCCACCGGCTCGACCGCCTACAACTTCTCCGCTGGGGGACCGGTCATCTGGCCCAGCGTCGAGGCGATCGCCGTGGTGCCGCTGTCGGCGCACGCGCTCTTCGCCAAACCCCTGGTCGTGAGCCCTGATGCCGCAGTCGCCATCGAGATGCTCGAGCGCACCGACGGCTCCGGCATCCTGTGGTGCGACGGGCGACGCTCGCACGACCTGCCTCCCGGCGCACGCGTCGTCGTCCGGCGGTCCTCACGCCCGGTCCGCCTCGCGCGGCTGCACCCCACGGCGTTCACGGATCGTCTCGTGCGCAAGTTCCAGCTGCCCGTCGAAGGATGGCGCGGTCAGACCCCGGGGGCGCCGTCATGATCGAGGAGATGCGGATGCAGGGCCTCGGCGTGATCGCCGACGCCGTGCTGCCCCTCGGTCCGGGATTCACGGCGATCACCGGCGAGACCGGTGCCGGCAAGACGATGGTGGTCACGGGACTCGGGCTGCTGCTGGGTCAGCGCGCCGATTCCGGCGCGGTGCGCGCCGGCGCTGCCCAGGCTTCGGTGGCAGGAGTCTGGATCGTCCCCGAGAGCGGCGACGTGGCCGAGATCGTCGCGGACGCCGGGGGAGAGCTGGAGCCCGCAGGGGCAGGCAACGCCGAACTCTACGTCTCGCGCACGCTGAGCGCCGAGGGCCGCAGCCGCGCGAGCGTCGGTGGCCGCGCGGCACCGGCAGGCGTGCTCTCGGCTCTGGCCGAGGAACTCGTCGTGGTCCACGGACAGTCTGAGCAGCTGCGTCTGCGCTCCACGGCTGCGCAGCGCGACGCGCTCGACCGCTTCGGCGGTGCGCCGATCGCGAAGGCGCTCGAGGCGTACGCCGGCTCCTTCGTCCGGTGGCGGACACTCGACGCCGAGATCTCCGAGATCACCGAGAACCGCGACCGCCGTGCGGAGGAAGCAGCTCGGCTGCGCGAAGCCCTCGCCCTGATCGAGGCGACCGCGCCGGAGCCGGGGGAGGATCAGGAGCTCGCCGAACGCGCGGAGCGACTCGCGAACGCCGAAGAGCTGCGCCTCGCGGCCTCTCTCGCGCATGGCGCGCTCTCGAGCGAAGACGGCGAACCCGACGCATCGGCCCTCGTCGCCGAGGCGCGTCGCCTGCTCGAGCGCACCGCCGATGCGAAACTCACCGAGATCGGCGAAAGCATCGCCGACATCGGATACCGGATCGCCGACACCGCCGGTCTGCTCTCCGCCTATCTGGCCGACCTCGACGAGACGGGCCCCCACGAGCTCGCCGCCGTCGAAGAGCGCCGCGCGGCGCTCGGGACCTTGATCCGTGCACACGGTTCCCTCGACGAAGCTCTCGCGCTGTGGCAGACGGGGTCCGCCCGCCTGGCCGAGCTCGATGACGACGGCGATCGCATCGAACGTCTCATCGCCGAGCGTGACGCGGCGCGCGCCGAACTCGATGCGCACGCCGCCGCGCTGACCGCTGTGCGCACGGACGCCGCCGTCCGCCTCGGCGACGCCGTGACCGACGAGCTGCACGCCCTCGCGATGCCGGATGCGCGCCTCGAGGTCGCCGTCTCGGAGGGGGCCGAGAGCACCCACGGTCGGGACGACGTCGCCATCCTCCTCGCCCCGCATCCTGGCGCTGAGCCGCGCTCCGTCTCCAAGGGGGCCTCGGGCGGCGAGTTGTCTCGCGTGATGCTCGCGATCGAGGTCGTCATCGCGGCGACCGACCCGGTCCCGACGTTCGTCTTCGACGAGGTCGACTCCGGTATCGGAGGTGCGGCCGCCATCGAAGTGGGGCGGCGACTCGCCCGGCTCGCAGAGAAATCGCAAGTCATCGCGGTGACGCACCTCGCGCAGGTGGCGGCGTTCGCGAACAATCACCTGTCGGTCGTGAAGGCCAATGATGGCGCGGTCACGGCCTCGAGCGTGCGGCGTCTCGAGGGCGAAGACCGAGAGGCCGAGATGGCCCGTCTGCTGTCCGGACTCACCGATTCCGACGCCGCGCTGACCCATGCGCGTGAACTTCTCAGCCTCCGCGTCCCCACCGCCTGATAGGATCGAAGCCCGTGATGAACTCTTCTTCCGCGGCACCCAAGAACGACACGACCAAGCACATCTTCGTGACTGGTGGTGTCGTTTCGTCTTTGGGTAAGGGACTGACGGCGGCCAGCCTCGGCAACCTCCTCACGGCCCGCGGTCTGCGCGTCGTGATGCAGAAGCTCGACCCTTATCTGAACGTCGATCCCGGCACGATGAACCCGTTCCAGCACGGTGAGGTCTTCGTCACGGACGACGGCGCCGAGACCGACCTCGACATCGGCCACTACGAGCGGTTCCTCGACATCAACCTGTCCGAGGCCGCGAACGTCACCACCGGCCAGATCTACTCGCAGGTGATCGCGCGCGAGCGCCGCGGCGAGTACCTGGGCGACACGGTGCAGGTCATCCCGCACATCACCGACGAGATCAAGCGCCGCATGCGCCTGCAGGCTTCGGAAGACCCGCGCCCCGACGTGATCATCACCGAGGTCGGCGGCACGGTCGGCGACATCGAGTCGCAGCCCTTCCTCGAATCCGCCCGCCAGCTGCGCCACGAGCTCGGCCGCGACAGCGTGTTCTTCGTGCACGTCTCGCTCGTCCCGTTCATGGGTGCGTCGGGGGAGCAGAAGACCAAGCCCACGCAGCACTCCGTCGCGGCGCTCCGTCAGGTGGGTATCCAGCCCGACGCGCTCGTGCTCCGCAGCGATCGCCCCGTGAGCGCGAGCAACCGCAACAAGATCGCCCTCATGTGCGACGTCGATGTCGAAGGCGTCATCAACACGGTCGACCTGCCGAGCATTTACGACATCCCGTCGACGCTCAACGACCAGGGTCTCGACTCGTACATCGTGCGCCGCCTCGGCCTCGACCAGAAGGCCGCGGAAGAGGTCGATTGGACGCGCTGGAGCAAGGTGCTGCACGCCGTGCACAACCCCAAGCACGAGGTCACGATCGGCCTGGTCGGCAAGTACATCGACCTGCCCGACGCCTACCTCTCCGTGACCGAGGCCCTCAAGGCCGGTGGTTTCGCGCAGGAGACCAAGGTCAACATCCGCTGGATCCCCTCGGACCTCTGCGAGACGCCGGAAGGCGCCCAGGAGCAGCTGGCCGAGCTCGACGGCATCTGCGTGCCCGGCGGCTTCGGCATCCGCGGCATCGAGGGCAAGCTCGGCGCGCTCAAGTTCGCACGTGAGCAGGGCATCCCGACGCTGGGCCTGTGCCTCGGCCTGCAGTGCATGGTCATCGAGTACGCGCGCGATGTGGCCGGTATCGTCGGCGCCTCGTCGAGCGAGTTCGACCCGGAGACCGCCGAGCCCGTCATCGCCACGATGGCCGAGCAGATCGACATCCTCGACGGCGGCGACCTCGGCGGCACGATGCGCCTCGGTCTGTACCAGGCGGCCCTCGCCGAAGGATCGCTCGCCCGCGAGCTGTACGGTGCGCCGGAGGCCTCCGAGCGGCACCGTCACCGCTACGAGGTCAACAACGCCTACCGCGACCGTCTGACGGACGCCGGCCTGGTCTTCTCGGGCCTCAACCCCGAGCTCGACCTGGTCGAGTACGTCGAGCTCCCGCGCGACGTGCACCCGTACTACATCGCCACGCAGGCGCACCCGGAACTGCGCTCGCGCCCGACCGCGCCGCACCCGCTGTTCCGCGGGCTCGTCGGCGCCGCGATCGAGCGTCACCGTGCGAGCGAACTGTTCGACGTGAGCGATGACGTCACGGCCGATGCCTGAGTCGATCGAGCCCCTCCGGGACGAGCCGTTCGAGCCGGAGGTGCTCCAGAGCGACCTCGTCTACGAAGGCAGGGTCTGGGACGTGCGCTCCGACCGCGTGCGCTACGGCGACGGCGAGATCGTGCGGCAGTACGTCGACCACACGGGCGCCGTGGCTATCCTCGCGCTCGACGACGACGGGCGTGTCCTGCTGATCCAGCAGTACCGGCATCCGATCCGTCATCGGGATTGGGAGCTGCCCGCGGGTCTGCTCGACGTCGAGGGGGAGGAGCCGCTCGCGGCCGCCCAGCGCGAGCTCGCGGAGGAGGCGGATCTGGTGGCCACCCACTGGGAGCCGCTGGTCTCCTCGTGGACCACCCCCGGCGGCAACGACGAGATGATCCACATCTTCCTCGCGACGGGCATCGCCTCGGCCGAGCGCCCGCACGACCGTGAGGACGAGGAAGCCGACATCCGCGTCGAGTGGGTGCCGCTGGACGATGCGGTGGAGGCCGTTCTCGGCGGCCGCATGCACAACGGCATCCTCACGATCGGCGTGCTGGCCGCGGCGCAGAGGCTCCGCGATCGGGGCTGAGGGATGCTGCTCGAGCGCGCCCTCGACGCGTACCTGCGTCATGTCACGATCGAGCGCGGTCTGAGCGAGCACACGATCGCCGCGTATCGGCGCGACCTCGGGGTCTACACGGAGTGGCTGGCGGCCGAAGGCATCACCGACACGTCGGCGGTCACGGCGGCGGTGATCGACCGCTTCATCGCGGAACGCGCCTCGGCCGAGCCGGCCCCGGCGTCGTCGAGTCTCGCGCGGCTGCAATCGTCGGTGCGGGGCTGGCATCGATTCCTCGCTCGGGAAGGAATCGAGATCGATGACCCGAGCGGACGGCTGCGTCCCCCCAAGGCCCCGCGTCGACTCCCGAAGGCGCTGACGATCGATCAGGTCGAGCGGCTGCTCGGTGCTCCGTCACCGGAGGATCCGATCGGCGTGCGCGACCGCGCGCTCCTGGAGCTTCTCTATGCCACGGGTGCCCGCGTGTCCGAGGCGATCGGGCTCGACGTCGACGACCTGGCACACGGCGATGTGCTGCGGCTGCGGGGCAAGGGGTCGAAGGAGCGCATCGTGCCGATCGGATCGTTCGCGCGCGCAGCCGTCGATGCGTATCTCACGCGCGTGCGTCCGGCGCTCGCGGCGAAGGGGCACGCCTCGGCCCGGCTCTTCCTCGGTGCACGCGGATCACCGTTGTCGCGGCAGAGCGCCTGGCTCGTGATCCGGGCGGCCGCCGAGAAGGCGCAGATCACCTCCGAGGTATCGCCGCACACGCTGCGGCACTCCTTCGCGACGCATCTGCTGCAGGGCGGAGCCGACGTGCGCGTGGTGCAGGAGCTGCTCGGGCACTCGTCGGTCGCGACGACGCAGATCTACACGCACGTCTCGGTGGAC is a genomic window of Microbacterium maritypicum containing:
- a CDS encoding NUDIX hydrolase; amino-acid sequence: MPESIEPLRDEPFEPEVLQSDLVYEGRVWDVRSDRVRYGDGEIVRQYVDHTGAVAILALDDDGRVLLIQQYRHPIRHRDWELPAGLLDVEGEEPLAAAQRELAEEADLVATHWEPLVSSWTTPGGNDEMIHIFLATGIASAERPHDREDEEADIRVEWVPLDDAVEAVLGGRMHNGILTIGVLAAAQRLRDRG
- the recN gene encoding DNA repair protein RecN; the encoded protein is MIEEMRMQGLGVIADAVLPLGPGFTAITGETGAGKTMVVTGLGLLLGQRADSGAVRAGAAQASVAGVWIVPESGDVAEIVADAGGELEPAGAGNAELYVSRTLSAEGRSRASVGGRAAPAGVLSALAEELVVVHGQSEQLRLRSTAAQRDALDRFGGAPIAKALEAYAGSFVRWRTLDAEISEITENRDRRAEEAARLREALALIEATAPEPGEDQELAERAERLANAEELRLAASLAHGALSSEDGEPDASALVAEARRLLERTADAKLTEIGESIADIGYRIADTAGLLSAYLADLDETGPHELAAVEERRAALGTLIRAHGSLDEALALWQTGSARLAELDDDGDRIERLIAERDAARAELDAHAAALTAVRTDAAVRLGDAVTDELHALAMPDARLEVAVSEGAESTHGRDDVAILLAPHPGAEPRSVSKGASGGELSRVMLAIEVVIAATDPVPTFVFDEVDSGIGGAAAIEVGRRLARLAEKSQVIAVTHLAQVAAFANNHLSVVKANDGAVTASSVRRLEGEDREAEMARLLSGLTDSDAALTHARELLSLRVPTA
- a CDS encoding CTP synthase, whose translation is MNSSSAAPKNDTTKHIFVTGGVVSSLGKGLTAASLGNLLTARGLRVVMQKLDPYLNVDPGTMNPFQHGEVFVTDDGAETDLDIGHYERFLDINLSEAANVTTGQIYSQVIARERRGEYLGDTVQVIPHITDEIKRRMRLQASEDPRPDVIITEVGGTVGDIESQPFLESARQLRHELGRDSVFFVHVSLVPFMGASGEQKTKPTQHSVAALRQVGIQPDALVLRSDRPVSASNRNKIALMCDVDVEGVINTVDLPSIYDIPSTLNDQGLDSYIVRRLGLDQKAAEEVDWTRWSKVLHAVHNPKHEVTIGLVGKYIDLPDAYLSVTEALKAGGFAQETKVNIRWIPSDLCETPEGAQEQLAELDGICVPGGFGIRGIEGKLGALKFAREQGIPTLGLCLGLQCMVIEYARDVAGIVGASSSEFDPETAEPVIATMAEQIDILDGGDLGGTMRLGLYQAALAEGSLARELYGAPEASERHRHRYEVNNAYRDRLTDAGLVFSGLNPELDLVEYVELPRDVHPYYIATQAHPELRSRPTAPHPLFRGLVGAAIERHRASELFDVSDDVTADA
- the xerD gene encoding site-specific tyrosine recombinase XerD is translated as MLLERALDAYLRHVTIERGLSEHTIAAYRRDLGVYTEWLAAEGITDTSAVTAAVIDRFIAERASAEPAPASSSLARLQSSVRGWHRFLAREGIEIDDPSGRLRPPKAPRRLPKALTIDQVERLLGAPSPEDPIGVRDRALLELLYATGARVSEAIGLDVDDLAHGDVLRLRGKGSKERIVPIGSFARAAVDAYLTRVRPALAAKGHASARLFLGARGSPLSRQSAWLVIRAAAEKAQITSEVSPHTLRHSFATHLLQGGADVRVVQELLGHSSVATTQIYTHVSVDTLRDIYATSHPRAR
- a CDS encoding HAD-IIA family hydrolase, which produces MALFSRKRALRTPVDGVDTILADLDGVVYAGPGALPHAVDSLNEAAKSARLGYITNNAARTDASVAEHLSSLGLRVDAADVVTSPQAAMRLMAKMVPAPATILVVGGDGLVDEVQKAGYTVTRSAEDSPSAVVQGFAPEVAWTDLAEAAFALKLPEDEGGIPWIATNTDWTIPRERGVAPGNGTLVSAVHTAIGRLATVAGKPEAPIFEEALARFGAQKALFIGDRLDTDIMGASRVGIDSVLVLTGIDRPKHVLAAPEGSRPTYILGDLRELHVPYPEVTERDGVFDVNGAAVRVVGADVEIVTESGSQIDLLRAGAAAIWASGTPVFVLRVPERLYDDPFHRP
- a CDS encoding TlyA family RNA methyltransferase, producing MTRLDAALAARGLARSRSHAATLIAEGLVSIDGRQAVKASTAVDDEAQITIAGADHYVGRAAHKLIAGLDGFAIPVEGRLALDMGASTGGFTQVLRERGARKVLAVDVGHGQLAASIAADPGVVAVEGYNVRHMTRENLAEATGESDAPDLIVGDLSFISLELVLPAVAVIAEPGSDVLLLVKPQFEVGRTAVRGGLVTDPATRADAVARTVWTAWDLGFGMLGILPSPILGTHGNAEYLVHLAPGRGSNPTEWLDTINRLAGGR
- a CDS encoding NAD kinase yields the protein MNERSILVVAHAGRVDTVDAARRVIGALREAGARPVLAADDHEALVAVDEFFADTEVLGASVDPADLELAIVLGGDGTILRAAELVRDSGAPVLGINMGHVGFLAEIDRDDMDKAVRRVIDRDYEVEERLALSVRVKDAAGAVVYETWALNEATVEKASRERMIEVVLEIDGRPLSSFGCDGMVISTPTGSTAYNFSAGGPVIWPSVEAIAVVPLSAHALFAKPLVVSPDAAVAIEMLERTDGSGILWCDGRRSHDLPPGARVVVRRSSRPVRLARLHPTAFTDRLVRKFQLPVEGWRGQTPGAPS